One Brachyspira pilosicoli P43/6/78 genomic window carries:
- a CDS encoding sulfate/molybdate ABC transporter ATP-binding protein: MSLIVDIKKRLSNFDLDLQFETSDGGVFAILGASGSGKSMALKCIAGIEKPDSGYIEVDGKVFYDSKKHINIKPQKRNVGFLFQNYALFPNMTVEENIKTGIRNKVTNIEDIMKKFFIYDIRNKKPREISGGEQQRTALARIFVSSPNILLLDEPLSALDYHIKLELEKFILSSIKEFNGTTLFVSHNREEVYKMADNIGILNRGKFEVIDSKHNIFKSPKTYFSALLVGCENFSSVRLLEDKKIECIDWNIIINSNNNNINYVGVRANSFFENNNFNDSQNINIKCRIKKIVEEIFSYVITVTPINTESEIIWHLQKCNYKKDYYVGMEINLAINIDNIMFLE, from the coding sequence TTGAGCTTAATAGTTGATATTAAAAAGAGATTATCTAATTTTGATTTAGATTTACAATTTGAGACGAGTGATGGTGGAGTGTTTGCCATACTCGGAGCTTCTGGAAGCGGAAAAAGTATGGCATTAAAATGTATTGCAGGTATAGAGAAACCAGACAGCGGATATATAGAAGTTGATGGAAAAGTTTTTTATGATTCTAAAAAGCATATTAATATTAAACCTCAAAAAAGAAATGTTGGATTTTTATTTCAAAATTATGCATTGTTTCCAAACATGACAGTTGAAGAGAATATAAAAACAGGAATTAGAAATAAAGTTACTAATATTGAAGATATAATGAAAAAGTTTTTTATATATGATATAAGAAATAAGAAACCAAGAGAGATATCTGGAGGCGAACAGCAAAGAACTGCTTTAGCTAGAATATTTGTATCGTCTCCTAATATATTATTATTAGATGAACCTTTAAGTGCTTTAGATTATCATATAAAGTTGGAGTTAGAAAAGTTTATTTTATCTAGCATCAAAGAGTTTAACGGCACTACATTATTTGTATCTCATAACAGAGAAGAAGTTTATAAGATGGCTGATAATATAGGTATATTAAACAGAGGGAAATTTGAGGTTATAGATTCTAAGCATAATATTTTTAAAAGTCCAAAGACATATTTTTCTGCTTTGCTTGTTGGGTGTGAGAACTTTTCAAGTGTGAGATTATTAGAAGATAAAAAAATAGAGTGCATTGATTGGAATATTATAATTAATAGTAATAATAATAATATAAATTATGTAGGAGTTAGGGCTAATAGTTTTTTTGAAAATAATAATTTCAATGATTCTCAAAACATTAATATAAAATGCCGTATTAAAAAGATAGTAGAAGAGATTTTTTCTTATGTCATCACTGTTACTCCTATAAATACTGAAAGTGAGATAATATGGCATTTGCAAAAATGTAATTATAAAAAAGATTATTATGTTGGAATGGAGATAAACTTAGCTATTAATATTGATAATATTATGTTTTTAGAATAA
- a CDS encoding helix-turn-helix domain-containing protein, which produces MTIRNNITLNRNNNLEDNNSANDYNSDEKIKHENILKLHKEGLSNKEIAAKLKCSLTEVDIIIELNNN; this is translated from the coding sequence ATGACTATACGAAACAACATAACATTAAATAGAAATAATAATTTAGAAGATAACAACTCTGCTAATGATTATAACTCTGATGAAAAAATAAAACATGAGAATATACTAAAGCTACATAAAGAAGGTCTTAGCAATAAAGAAATAGCAGCTAAATTAAAATGCTCATTAACAGAAGTTGATATTATAATAGAATTAAATAACAATTAA
- a CDS encoding M24 family metallopeptidase, producing MSTLKTFTSKENNKFDYDSRLNRLLNITKETILITKNENIFYLTGFKGTAGWLLIYDSKKYLFVDSRYFEVASKITHKTTVVLVANTYQDALADFIKENNIKEITVAKNSLYLTDYENVVASMVNNSIKVSISKADIDSIRIVKEKEEINIIKENLHSAEKAMIKMLSTVKEGVTEKDLAAELEYQMRKEGGDKTAFDTILLFGDRTSLPHGVPSDRKLKLGDNILMDFGLSRDGYKSDITRTFFFGKGDKFNEMQKIYNIVKEANEKGAAAIHSGITGKEVDNVAREVIKNAGYGQYFGHGLGHGVGLEIHESPRLSPIVNHVLDGGAVVTIEPGIYLPDFGGVRIENMAIVTKDGPAILNSTPTDLIVL from the coding sequence ATGTCAACATTAAAAACATTTACAAGTAAAGAAAACAATAAATTTGACTATGATTCTAGATTAAATAGACTATTAAACATTACTAAAGAAACAATTTTAATAACCAAAAACGAAAACATATTTTATTTGACAGGTTTTAAAGGTACAGCAGGCTGGCTTTTAATATATGATTCTAAAAAGTATTTATTTGTAGATTCAAGATATTTTGAAGTAGCATCTAAAATCACACATAAAACTACAGTTGTTTTGGTTGCAAATACTTATCAAGATGCTTTAGCTGATTTTATAAAAGAAAACAATATAAAAGAAATAACTGTTGCTAAAAACTCATTGTATCTTACTGATTATGAAAACGTAGTAGCTTCTATGGTAAATAATTCTATTAAGGTATCTATAAGTAAAGCTGATATAGACTCTATAAGAATAGTAAAAGAAAAAGAAGAAATTAATATAATAAAAGAGAATCTACACAGTGCTGAAAAGGCTATGATAAAAATGCTATCAACAGTAAAAGAAGGAGTTACAGAAAAAGATTTGGCAGCTGAACTTGAATATCAAATGAGAAAAGAAGGCGGAGATAAAACAGCATTTGACACTATACTTCTTTTTGGTGATAGAACATCTCTTCCTCATGGAGTTCCATCAGATAGAAAATTAAAACTTGGTGATAATATTTTAATGGACTTTGGTTTATCAAGAGACGGATACAAAAGCGATATTACTAGAACTTTCTTTTTCGGCAAAGGCGATAAATTTAATGAAATGCAAAAGATATATAATATAGTAAAAGAAGCAAATGAGAAAGGAGCAGCTGCTATACATTCTGGAATAACTGGAAAAGAAGTTGATAATGTTGCAAGAGAAGTAATAAAAAATGCAGGATACGGACAGTATTTCGGACATGGTCTTGGACATGGTGTTGGACTTGAAATACATGAATCTCCTAGATTATCACCTATAGTTAATCATGTGCTTGATGGCGGAGCTGTAGTTACTATTGAGCCTGGAATATATCTCCCTGATTTTGGAGGAGTGAGAATAGAAAACATGGCTATAGTAACTAAAGATGGTCCTGCAATTTTAAACAGCACACCAACTGATTTAATTGTATTATAA
- a CDS encoding HNH endonuclease family protein, translated as MARRKKKKLNKLFLLFIAVVFVLIYHYYDRIEAQYSFIDNKIERYNRDDWGKWADDDNDGLNTRNEVLLEESLIKPLISNNKIVSGRWYDKYTGKYFDDPKDLDIDHLVPLKNAYMSGASNWSKEKKNRYYNYLKNEHHLIAVSRSANRSKGDKSPLEWLPENEEYQCEYIRQWYKIKTDWGLTIEKGFDELSNRVCKGK; from the coding sequence ATGGCTAGAAGAAAAAAGAAAAAATTAAATAAATTATTTTTGCTTTTTATAGCAGTTGTTTTTGTTTTAATATATCATTATTATGATAGAATAGAAGCTCAATATTCTTTTATAGATAATAAAATTGAAAGATACAATAGAGATGATTGGGGAAAATGGGCAGATGATGACAATGACGGACTTAATACAAGAAATGAAGTTCTTTTGGAAGAGTCTTTAATAAAGCCTTTAATATCAAATAATAAAATAGTATCTGGCAGATGGTATGATAAATACACAGGCAAATATTTTGATGACCCTAAAGATTTGGATATAGACCATTTAGTGCCTTTAAAAAATGCATATATGAGCGGTGCTAGTAATTGGAGCAAAGAGAAAAAAAATAGATATTATAATTATTTGAAAAACGAACATCATTTAATAGCTGTTTCAAGAAGTGCTAATCGTTCTAAGGGTGATAAATCTCCTCTTGAATGGCTTCCAGAAAATGAAGAGTATCAATGCGAATATATTAGACAGTGGTATAAAATAAAAACAGATTGGGGACTTACTATTGAAAAAGGCTTTGATGAGCTATCTAATAGAGTTTGCAAAGGAAAATAA
- the modB gene encoding molybdate ABC transporter permease subunit encodes MAFAVFKIKRFSSIFDIVFTLPLVLPPTVVGFFLLIFFGRNSFIGSIVEKLGFPFIFTLRGAILASFIVSFPLMYRTSKGAFEQIDTNIINAARTLGKSENWIFWRIMLPNSWQSILGGAILSFTRALGEFGATIMIAGNIPNRTQTISLAIYTAVQAGDRALAFRWVIIIVAISFISIMMMNIIIPVSSSIKKRL; translated from the coding sequence ATTGCATTTGCAGTTTTTAAAATAAAGAGATTTTCATCTATATTTGATATAGTATTTACCCTTCCTTTAGTGCTTCCTCCTACGGTTGTTGGATTTTTTTTGCTTATATTTTTCGGCAGAAATTCTTTCATAGGTAGCATAGTTGAAAAGTTAGGTTTTCCTTTTATATTTACTTTGAGGGGAGCTATACTTGCTTCTTTTATAGTTTCTTTTCCATTAATGTATAGAACTAGTAAAGGAGCTTTTGAACAGATAGACACTAATATTATAAATGCGGCTAGAACATTAGGTAAATCTGAAAATTGGATATTTTGGAGAATAATGCTTCCAAATAGCTGGCAGTCTATATTAGGTGGAGCCATACTTTCTTTTACAAGGGCTTTAGGTGAGTTTGGCGCTACTATTATGATTGCGGGGAATATACCTAATAGAACTCAAACCATATCACTAGCAATATACACTGCTGTGCAGGCTGGAGATAGGGCATTAGCTTTTAGGTGGGTTATAATAATTGTTGCTATATCATTTATAAGCATAATGATGATGAATATTATAATACCTGTTTCTAGCAGCATTAAAAAAAGATTATAA
- a CDS encoding GTP 3',8-cyclase MoaA, with the protein MLDSFNREINYIRVSVTDRCNLRCVYCMPEEGIEKKTHNEILSYEQIYNVVKEAAELGVKKVRLTGGEPLVRKNIDELVAMIRTLKNIETIAMTTNALILSPIAERLKKAGLDSINISLDTLDDERYKYITRGGNLKDALIGIETASKLGFQLKINVVVYDEKSREELPLLEKYASEVNAKLQTIQYYNINTQKVDSINYDRPHRCKYCNRIRLLSDGYLLSCLHSNIKFKIDFNDIRGSIIKCIEGKPENGTYSDVKSISMIGG; encoded by the coding sequence ATGTTAGATTCCTTTAATAGAGAGATTAATTATATTAGGGTATCTGTTACAGATAGATGCAATTTAAGATGTGTTTATTGTATGCCGGAAGAAGGCATTGAGAAAAAAACTCATAATGAAATTTTATCTTATGAGCAAATATATAATGTTGTAAAAGAAGCGGCAGAGCTTGGAGTTAAAAAGGTTCGTCTTACTGGAGGAGAGCCTTTGGTGAGAAAAAATATTGATGAGCTTGTAGCTATGATTAGAACCTTAAAAAATATTGAAACTATAGCTATGACTACAAATGCCCTTATCCTATCTCCTATAGCAGAAAGATTAAAAAAAGCTGGTCTTGATTCTATTAATATTTCTCTTGATACTTTAGACGATGAAAGATATAAATATATTACAAGAGGCGGTAATTTAAAAGATGCTTTAATAGGAATTGAAACAGCTTCTAAACTTGGTTTTCAATTAAAGATTAATGTTGTTGTTTATGATGAGAAGAGTAGGGAGGAATTACCGTTATTAGAAAAATATGCAAGTGAAGTTAATGCTAAATTGCAAACTATTCAATATTATAATATTAATACTCAAAAGGTTGATAGTATTAATTATGACAGACCTCATAGATGCAAGTATTGTAATAGGATAAGGCTTCTTTCTGATGGTTATTTGCTTAGCTGTTTACATAGTAATATTAAGTTTAAAATTGATTTTAATGATATAAGAGGCTCTATTATAAAATGTATTGAAGGTAAGCCTGAAAATGGCACTTATAGTGATGTAAAATCTATTAGTATGATAGGAGGATAA
- a CDS encoding response regulator transcription factor: MPSTPLGFNSKNGKQYKVMIVDDSSIIRIAEKKILLSEDFNVVMEADNAMAALKYLREIPDKPDIIMLDFEMPQMNGIDLLKRIRALNYEGKIVVVTSHTNKDTFMEFVNLKVDTYIAKPIQRQIIIAHLARILGRFDYL, encoded by the coding sequence ATGCCATCAACTCCATTAGGTTTCAATAGTAAAAACGGTAAACAATATAAAGTGATGATAGTAGATGATTCTAGTATTATAAGAATAGCTGAGAAAAAAATATTATTATCAGAAGATTTTAATGTTGTTATGGAAGCAGATAATGCTATGGCTGCTTTGAAATATTTAAGAGAAATACCAGACAAACCAGATATTATAATGTTAGATTTTGAAATGCCTCAGATGAATGGTATAGATTTACTTAAAAGAATAAGAGCTTTGAATTATGAAGGAAAAATAGTTGTTGTTACTTCACATACTAATAAAGACACTTTTATGGAATTTGTAAATCTTAAAGTAGATACCTATATTGCAAAACCAATACAACGTCAAATAATAATTGCACATTTAGCGAGAATACTTGGAAGATTTGATTATTTATAA
- the moaC gene encoding cyclic pyranopterin monophosphate synthase MoaC has product MELTHIDENGNANMVDVGNKDILKREAKAQGKIYLSKETIDLIKENNIKKGDVISVARIAGIMGAKQTSNLIPLCHNINIEKVSIDFILEDDGIIAMSYCRCSYKTGIEMEALTAVSISLLTIWDMCKAVDKKMKIGDIVLISKTKENIL; this is encoded by the coding sequence ATGGAATTAACTCATATAGATGAAAATGGCAATGCCAATATGGTTGATGTTGGAAATAAAGATATTTTAAAAAGAGAAGCCAAAGCTCAGGGAAAAATATATTTATCAAAAGAGACTATTGATTTAATAAAAGAAAACAATATAAAAAAAGGCGATGTTATATCGGTTGCAAGAATAGCTGGTATAATGGGAGCAAAACAAACTTCTAATCTTATTCCTTTATGCCATAATATTAATATAGAAAAAGTCTCTATTGATTTTATTTTGGAAGATGACGGAATAATTGCAATGTCTTATTGCAGATGCAGCTATAAAACAGGAATAGAAATGGAAGCTTTAACTGCAGTTAGTATATCTCTTTTAACTATATGGGATATGTGTAAAGCAGTAGATAAAAAAATGAAAATAGGCGATATTGTATTAATTTCAAAAACTAAAGAGAATATTTTATAA
- a CDS encoding motility associated factor glycosyltransferase family protein has protein sequence MNISIKLHNKLQQQKEELSDIYKIDVNKDGLKIIYKNNRAIHSKYNIENECKRALENINKNKNLIIIYGYGLGYILKYLLENINNYFNDEIIKDLKIVIVVEDAAIFKYSYYNIYSTNKENIFFIDSEDDIEYINKIIDYKNINGINLVMLPSLTKEEKDNANIFYTNILNNMEKELSNILTNMYFENIWTKNIIFNSEYINKSSDVSILKDAFKDFKALLICPGPTLEYSIKKIKNNRESFIVICVDTAYSVLCKNNIIPDFVVTVDGGFFNSLDFIYESADFPYLIMDIACNKIIPKRLENKTNIIRFSSNENLELIKYINDYTAISALNTSSTVASTMIDFAYYTGFKDVLLIGFDNSYPFYQRHIKHTLSYEYMINKTNKIKTFESYYFNTIKNNTNIDVYPPTEFVFENQIEYFKSFKDKYKNMNIKRLTYDAVKIEYIEEGNIDDFVFDRNMALNIADKKYKENDKTNIKEAFKKLKTILEEFKIEILNIYNEAKNTNDEEKINNIYNTSIKTIKTYQKKANILKTILSSTMMMSNRANSTKRNKLIFLLTETLSNVTYFLSRINIAIKKL, from the coding sequence ATGAATATATCTATAAAATTACATAACAAACTGCAACAGCAAAAAGAAGAATTATCTGATATTTATAAAATCGATGTAAATAAAGATGGATTAAAAATAATATATAAAAATAATAGAGCAATACACAGCAAATATAATATTGAAAATGAATGTAAAAGAGCATTAGAAAATATAAATAAAAACAAAAATCTAATAATAATATACGGTTATGGATTAGGATATATATTAAAATATTTATTAGAAAACATTAACAATTATTTTAATGATGAAATTATAAAAGATTTAAAAATAGTTATTGTAGTAGAAGATGCTGCCATTTTTAAGTATTCATACTATAATATTTACTCTACAAACAAAGAAAACATTTTTTTTATAGATTCTGAAGATGACATAGAATATATAAACAAAATAATAGATTATAAAAATATTAATGGTATAAATCTTGTAATGCTGCCATCACTTACAAAAGAGGAAAAAGATAATGCCAATATATTTTATACTAATATATTAAATAATATGGAAAAAGAATTGTCTAATATATTAACAAATATGTATTTTGAAAATATATGGACAAAAAACATTATATTTAATAGTGAATATATTAATAAATCTTCTGATGTATCTATATTAAAAGATGCATTCAAAGATTTTAAGGCTTTATTAATATGCCCTGGACCTACTTTGGAATATTCTATAAAAAAAATAAAAAATAACAGAGAATCATTTATAGTAATATGCGTAGATACAGCTTATAGTGTACTTTGCAAAAATAATATAATACCAGATTTTGTAGTTACTGTAGACGGAGGATTTTTTAATTCTTTAGATTTTATTTATGAAAGTGCTGATTTTCCATATTTAATAATGGATATAGCATGCAATAAAATAATACCAAAAAGATTAGAAAACAAAACTAATATAATAAGATTTAGTTCAAATGAAAACTTAGAATTGATAAAATATATTAATGATTATACTGCTATATCAGCATTAAATACTTCAAGTACAGTAGCAAGCACTATGATTGATTTTGCATACTATACAGGTTTTAAAGATGTACTTCTAATAGGTTTTGATAATAGCTATCCATTTTATCAAAGACATATTAAGCATACATTGTCATACGAGTATATGATAAACAAAACAAATAAAATAAAAACATTCGAATCTTATTATTTTAATACAATAAAAAACAACACTAATATTGATGTTTACCCTCCTACAGAGTTTGTATTTGAAAACCAAATAGAGTATTTTAAAAGTTTCAAAGATAAATACAAAAACATGAATATAAAAAGACTGACTTATGATGCTGTAAAAATAGAGTATATTGAAGAGGGAAATATTGATGATTTTGTATTTGATAGAAATATGGCATTAAATATAGCTGATAAAAAATATAAAGAAAATGATAAAACTAATATAAAAGAAGCTTTTAAAAAGTTAAAAACTATATTAGAAGAGTTTAAAATTGAAATATTAAATATTTATAATGAAGCAAAAAATACTAATGATGAAGAAAAAATAAACAATATTTATAATACTTCTATAAAAACAATAAAAACTTATCAAAAAAAAGCAAATATATTAAAAACAATACTCTCTTCTACTATGATGATGTCAAATAGAGCTAATTCAACAAAAAGAAATAAACTTATCTTTCTTCTAACTGAAACATTAAGCAATGTTACCTATTTTTTAAGCAGAATAAACATAGCTATAAAAAAATTATAA
- a CDS encoding molybdopterin molybdotransferase MoeA: MSRTFLHPDEALKLVLENIEDYGEEKISVLDSYNRVLVNDIYALNDDPPFSKSSMDGYAYNKEDENKDDYVLIKNKIIYAGLCEKIKVNSGECVKIMTGAMLPENCNAVQRVEWTEKIEADKTTIKFTKKEISNNVIKKGNNKKTGEKILDKKFLLPKDIAILAGFGFSNIDVKKKIKVAVVSTGDEIANIGESLKEGQIYDANAPMLVSRTLALSCDSKFYGKVNDDEREIKNILSKAIEENDIVLISGGVSMGDFDYVHKELLELGVKQIFHGLAMKPGKPLFFGKLNKKAVFALPGNTVSSFMTFEIMVKAYILSCLGLNYDSSYTNAVLTDEFNRKDNERLEYVPVKLIHNNTKLEAKLINYNNSSMIASFSEANGILKIDIGVSNIKAGSVVDVRFL, translated from the coding sequence ATGTCTAGAACTTTTTTGCATCCTGATGAGGCTTTAAAATTGGTATTAGAAAATATAGAGGATTATGGAGAAGAGAAAATATCTGTACTTGATTCTTATAATAGAGTTTTAGTTAATGATATTTATGCTTTAAATGATGACCCTCCTTTTAGCAAATCATCTATGGACGGATATGCATACAATAAAGAAGATGAAAATAAAGATGATTATGTTTTAATTAAAAATAAAATTATATATGCTGGGCTTTGTGAGAAAATAAAAGTTAATAGCGGTGAATGCGTAAAGATTATGACTGGTGCAATGCTTCCAGAAAATTGCAACGCTGTACAGAGGGTTGAATGGACTGAAAAAATAGAAGCAGATAAAACTACTATTAAATTTACAAAAAAAGAAATTAGTAATAATGTAATAAAAAAAGGAAACAATAAAAAAACAGGTGAAAAGATACTAGATAAAAAATTTTTACTTCCAAAAGATATAGCAATATTAGCAGGCTTTGGTTTTTCAAATATTGATGTAAAGAAAAAAATTAAAGTAGCGGTTGTTTCCACAGGAGATGAAATAGCAAATATTGGAGAGAGCCTAAAAGAAGGACAAATATATGATGCTAATGCGCCTATGCTTGTATCAAGAACTTTAGCATTATCTTGTGATAGTAAGTTTTATGGCAAAGTAAATGATGATGAAAGAGAGATAAAAAATATACTTTCTAAAGCTATAGAAGAAAATGATATTGTACTTATAAGTGGCGGAGTATCTATGGGGGATTTTGATTATGTGCATAAAGAGTTATTAGAGCTTGGAGTGAAACAAATATTCCATGGTTTAGCTATGAAGCCTGGTAAACCTTTATTTTTTGGTAAGCTTAATAAAAAGGCGGTCTTTGCTTTGCCTGGTAATACAGTCTCTTCATTTATGACTTTCGAGATTATGGTAAAGGCGTATATATTAAGTTGCTTGGGATTAAATTATGATAGTAGTTATACAAATGCTGTATTAACAGATGAGTTTAACAGAAAAGATAATGAAAGACTTGAGTATGTACCTGTAAAGCTTATTCATAATAATACAAAGTTAGAAGCTAAACTTATAAATTATAATAATTCTTCTATGATAGCGTCATTCTCTGAGGCTAATGGTATATTAAAAATAGATATAGGTGTCTCTAACATAAAAGCGGGGAGTGTAGTTGATGTTAGATTCCTTTAA